The Cryptococcus neoformans var. neoformans B-3501A chromosome 4, whole genome shotgun sequence genome has a window encoding:
- a CDS encoding hypothetical protein (HMMPfam hit to Na_H_Exchanger, Sodium/hydrogen exchanger family, score: 341.0, E(): 1.6e-99) gives MSTAPPDTEILNPEDEEFYASWGLCILCVLLIGALISSYYLQVKRIRAVHETVISIFAGMVVGLIIRLAPGHMIRDMMSFKHTFFFNALLPPIILNSGYELKQENFFRNFAVILTFAFLGTFITAVGVGVLVYIWSFLGLEGLKFTLLECLIFGSTLSATDPVTILAIFNTAKVDPKLYSIIFGESILNDAVSIVMYETLSHFHGEDIYVSSLFHGVGIFLFSFLISMALGVSFGLACSLGLKHSHLASYPHIESCIITLVAYTSYFFSNGLAMSGIVSLLFCGITLKHYAYHTMSRRTQRTTKYMFGVLAQLSENFIFIYLGLNLFTQDVQVFKPLFILVSAIAVMASRYAAVFPLSELINWIFHTRGQRTEEIPHSYQMMLFWAGLRGAVGVALAAGITGDNADALRTTILVVVVLTVIVFGGTTSRMLEVLGIRVGVEDEDASSDDEEPWTAQPGHLALQSGAGFRRYPYSSQNSRGWEDPSELDLQSPEGSPYNQTLKLSHSRQARSSSYGQGRYGYGVRSGFSTNSDESDEEVLPSAGPSGSYGDGYDPEANVPGTSSDNRAGEGKGPSMIFRDGQWFTALDERYLLPLFSNSVTARRHHAKKAVRKGALAASGAGGRDTPGTGSKSGSTSGTPRRASLELGDDGYGGDGESENGKNKGLPRTFSGSVSDFFFSKSEPSPLPSTSLPLDERGK, from the exons ATGTCGACAGCACCTCCTGATACCGAGATCTTGAACcctgaagatgaagagttcTACGCATC ATGGGGTCTATGCATCCTTTGTGTACTCCTAATCGGTGCACTTATATCCTCATACTACCTGCAAGTTAAACGAATTCGTGCAGTGCACGAAACCGTCATTTCTATCTTCGCGGGAATGGTCGTGGGATTGATTATACGGCTAGCACCCGGACATATGATTAGGGATATGATG TCCTTCAAGCACACATTCTTTTTCAACGCCTTACTTCCGCCTATCATTTTAAACTCTGGCTATGAACTTAAACAG GAAAATTTCTTCAGAAACTTTGCGGTCATATTGACGTTTGCATTCCTTGGTACATTTATCACTGCCGTTGGTGTCGG AGTACTAGTATATATCTGGTCTTTCCTCGGGCTTGAGGGCCTCAAGTTTACCCTTCTTGAGTGTCTTATCTTTGGCTCAACCTTGTCGGCAACGGATCCAGTCACCATATTGGCCATCTTCAACACCGCCAAAGTAGACCCTAAGCTTtactccatcatcttcggtGAGAGTATCCTGAATGATGCCGTTAGTATTGTCATGTATGA GACACTTTCTCATTTCCACGGCGAGGATATCTACGTATCTTCACTCTTCCATGGAGTCGGCATATTCCTTTTCTcattcctcatctccatgGCCCTTGGCGTCTCGTTTGGATTAGCATGCTCATTGGGTTTAAAACATTCTCATCTTGCAAGTTACCCTCACATTGAAAGCTGCATAATCACCCTTGTCGCGTATACAAGTTATTTCTTCAGTAATGGCCTTGCCATGAGTG GTATCGTGTCCCTGCTTTTCTGCGGTATCACTCTGAAACATTATGCGTACCATACCATGTCTCGGCGCACTCAGAGAACAACCAAATACATGTTTGGTGTTCTCGCTCAATTATCTGAaaatttcatcttcatttaCCTAGGACTGAACCTGTTTACTCAGGATGTTCAGGTCTTCAAGCCATTATTCATCCTTGTTTCCGCC ATTGCTGTTATGGCCTCACGTTACGCAGCCGTTTTCCCCCTGTCTGAGCTTATCAACTGGATTTTCCACACCCGTGGCCAGCGTACCGAAGAGATACCTCACTCCTACCAGATGATGCTTTTTTGGGCAGGCCTCCGAGGAGCCGTTGGCGTCGCTCTCGCTGCGGGCATCACAGGCGACAATGCGGATGCGCTCAGAACCACGATATTGGTGGTAGTTGTCTTGACCGTCATCGTGTTTGGCGGTACTACGTCGAGAATGTTGGAAGTACTCGGTATTAGAGTaggagtggaagatgaggacgCTTcaagtgatgatgaagaaccGTGGACGGCTCAACCAGGCCACCTTGCCTTGCAATCAGGGGCAGGCTTCCGTCGCTACCCTTACAGTTCCCAGAATAGtcgaggatgggaagatcCTTCCGAGCTTGATCTCCAGTCACCAGAGGGGTCGCCTTACAATCAAACGCTCAAGCTTTCGCATTCACGTCAAGCTCGCAGTAGCTCTTATGGTCAAGGACGTTATGGCTATGGCGTGCGATCAGGTTTCTCAACCAACAGTGATGAGAGCGACGAGGAGGTGCTTCCTTCAGCTGGGCCTTCGGGCTCGTACGGAGATGGTTACGACCCTGAAGCAAATGTCCCTGGAACAAGTTCAGACAATAGAGctggagagggaaaaggccCAAGCATGATCTTCCGTGACGGCCAATGGTTTACCGCTTTGGATGAGAGGTATCTATTACCGCTGTTCTCTAATTCTGTCACTGCTCGTCGACACCATGCCAAGAAAGCGGTCAGGAAAGGAGCATTGGCCGCCAGTGGGGCTGGAGGACGAGATACGCCGGGGACAGGATCGAAATCTGGAAGTACTTCAGGGACGCCTCGAAGAGCGAGTCTGGAGCTTGGGGATGACGGATACGGAGGTGACGGAGAAAGTgagaatgggaagaacAAGGGTTTACCCAGGACCTTCAG TGGTTCTGTCTCggattttttcttttcaaaGTCTGAACCGTCTCCCCTACCCTCtacttctttgcctttagACGAACGGGGGAAATAG
- a CDS encoding hypothetical protein (Match to ESTs gb|CF190994.1|CF190994, gb|CF185414.1|CF185414; HMMPfam hit to UCR_14kD, Ubiquinol-cytochrome C reductase complex 14kD subunit, score: 91.8, E(): 1.8e-24), whose translation MPSIAKMVFGNGPLGPSFAPWIRQYPGVQKYWARWSELYRHAAGYRQKGYLLDDLVIEENKAVQKALSRLPERVAYDRVWRHRQGIMMSMHHTDLPRNKWTPPEKDEQYLTPYINQVLAEEQERADWDHSVVERIKKRQAGRQNPFERV comes from the exons ATGCCCTCAATCGCCAAAATGGTATTCGGCAACGGCCCTCTCGGCCCGTC CTTTGCCCCCTGGATCCGTCAGTACCCCGGCGTGCAAAAGTACTGGGCACGATGGTCAGAGCTCTACAGGCACGCAGCCGGCTACCGACAGAAGGGCTACCTCCTCGACGACTTGGTGATAGAAGAGAACAAGGCCGTGCAGAAG GCGCTCTCCCGTCTTCCCGAGCGAGTCGCTTACGACCGAGTCTGGCGACACCGACAGGGCATTATGATGTCCATGCACCACACCGACCTTCCCAGGAACAAGTGGACCCCCCCCGAAAAG GACGAACAATACCTTACCCCTTACATCAACCAGGTGCTTGCGGAGGAACAGGAACGAGCCGACTGGGATCACTCTGTCGTCGAGAGgatcaagaagaggcaggCTGGCAGGCAGAACCCTTTTGAGCGCGTCTAA
- a CDS encoding hypothetical protein (Match to ESTs gb|CF190167.1|CF190167, gb|CF188411.1|CF188411, gb|CF187204.1|CF187204; HMMPfam hit to PP-binding, Phosphopantetheine attachment site, score: 75.0, E(): 2e-19) has protein sequence MFRTLPLLRTARTALRQTAPVALRPQPLALSLRPLAARGYAAAAGLSKDDITVRILDVLKSFEKVDSSKLTNNASFTSDLGLDSLDAVEVVMAIEEEFAIEIPDAEADEITTVQDAINYVANTSEAH, from the exons ATGTTCcgcactcttcctctcctccgcACCGCCCGCACCGCCCTCAGGCAAACGGCCCCCGTCGCGCTCCGACCACAGcccctcgccctctcccTCAGGCCCCTCGCTGCCAGGGGTTACGCCGCTGCCGCCGGTCTCAGCAAGGACGACATTACTGTTAGGATCCTCGATGTCTTGAAGAGCTTTGAGAAGGTTGACAGCAGCAAG CTCACAAACAACGCTTCATTCACCAGCGATCTCGGCCTTGACTCTCTTGACGCTGTCGAGGTTGTCATGGCcattgaagaggaattCGCTATTGAGATTCCTGATGCCGAGGCCGATGAGATCACAACTGTCCAGGATG CTATCAACTATGTTGCCAAC ACCTCTGAAG CGCATTAA
- a CDS encoding hypothetical protein (Match to ESTs gb|CF187328.1|CF187328, gb|CF190850.1|CF190850; HMMPfam hit to Ribosomal_L17, Ribosomal protein L17, score: 150.3, E(): 4.1e-42): MKHGIHQRKLGRMPAHRIALLRNLVSALLHHESIKTTLPKAKEAAKMAEKIITLGKKGTNQARSKATAYLMPAHHAPSSSYAPSPSNPTPTLPPLAHPQSLDPETFTPPTSLLPKLFTTLATRYAARPGGYTRIHKFGRRPGDNAPHAILTLVDGPRDLKFEMTARTAGKESLDAMEGWEQIESSVDEWEGLSEKTKRDVAKVLRYRSEDDKKLFKAKATSFSDTVTVEESAYGGVRKPALELQKPTFRAPSLNLPRSGKHIHAGERLSGMSVAHTGLGLARGALARSKSGKSGLDRTPLLWGQSNRLDRVKGEVVTSSADA; this comes from the exons ATGAAGCACGGCATACACCAGCGCAAGCTCGGCAGGATGCCAGCACACAGAATCGCACTCCTCCG AAATCTTGTTTCCGCCTTGCTGCACCATGAGTCTATCAAGACGACCCTGCCAAAGGCGAAGGAGGCCGCAAAGATGGCCGAAAAG ATCATCACGCTCGGCAAGAAGGGCACTAATCAGGCAAGAAGCAAAGCTACTGCCTACCTCATG CCCGCACACCACGctccatcatcgtcgtaCGCTCCCTCCCCATCCAACCCTACACCTACCCTTCCCCCGCTTGCCCATCCCCAATCCCTCGATCCCGAAACTTTTACCCCGCCCacctcccttctccccaaGTTATTCACCACCCTCGCGACCAGATATGCTGCGCGTCCGGGAGGATATACTCGGATTCACAAATTTGGACGTAGACCTGGAGATAATGCTCCGCATGCCATCTTGACGTTGGTCGACGGGCCGAGAGATTTGAAGTTTGAAATGACAGCTCGAACAGCCGGGAAGGAGAGTTTAGATGCAATGGAAGGCTGGGAGCAAATTGAGAGTAGTGTTGACGAATGGGAGGGATTATCCGAAAAAACGAAGAGAGATGTCGCAAAGGTCCTGAGGTACCGTAGTGAAGACGATAAAAAGTTGTTCAAAGCGAAAGCTACATCGTTTTCT GACACCGTCACTGTTGAAGAATCAGCCTATGGGGGTGTTCGAAAACCCGCTCTTGAGCTACAGAAGCCCACGTTCCGTGCACCTAGTCTGAACCTTCCTAGATCGGGCAAGCACATACATGCCGGCGAACGACTTTCCGGAATGTCAGTCGCCCACACAGGCTTGGGGTTAGCTCGCGGGGCTTTGGCTCGAAGTAAATCAGGCAAGAGCGGACTGGATAGGACCCCGTTGCTTTGGGGACAGTCCAACAGGCTGGACAGAGTCAAGGGCGAGGTGGTCACGTCAAGCGCTGACGCTTAG
- a CDS encoding hypothetical protein (HMMPfam hit to HLH, Helix-loop-helix DNA-binding domain, score: 39.8, E(): 7.4e-09): MPDPELSPIDPALQQPTLNSIQEAHDSSGVNPLNEFAQQVLGREADAENLLDFGRAHSILGEEQTFGDLLQAERRKDGEDEDDVDADRHMEHHEHGHEHVHEGHLQGQEEDVHYMAENVEQVMDPLPGRARGIRQAKKRRVGDDVIDGDGQIIDPLEYAKSRKDNHREVESRRRQAIADGIAEIAQLLPSPPAPKEGKGQLLKRAVTYIHELLGKIARGVEEIAQVEQEKQKLRPMSDRAPYALSLPGDRQRIWLRAVILNWRG, from the exons ATGCCAGACCCCGAACTATCGCCCATAGACCCGGCCCTCCAGCAACCAACCCTCAACTCCATACAGGAGGCCCACGATTCGTCAGGTGTCAATCCCCTCAATGAGTTTGCCCAGCAGGTACTCGGAAGAGAGGCCGATGCTGAGAATTTACTCGACTTTGGGCGGGCCCACTCAATACTTGGAGAGGAGCAGACATTTGGAGATTTACTGCaggcagaaagaagaaaagatggggaagatgaagatgatgttgatgctGACAGGCATATGGAACATCACGAACATGGTCATGAACATGTCCATGAAGGGCACCTGCAGGgtcaggaggaggatgtgcATTACATGGCGGAGAACGTAGAGCAAGTCATGGATCCGCTTCCAGGGCGCGCTAGGGGTATACGCCAagcgaagaaaagaagagtaGGGGACGACGTAATCGACGGCGATGGCCAAATAATAGATCCTCTGGAATATGCCAAAAGCCGAAAGGATAACCAC AGAGAAGTAGAAAGCCGGCGGAGGCAAGCTATAGCGGATGGTATCGCTGAGATTGCCCAACTTCTTCCTAGTCCCCCAGCCccgaaagaagggaaagggcaaCTTCTCAAACGAGCCGTTACGTATATCCACGAATTATTGGGAAAGATTGCACGAGGCGTGGAGGAAATTGCGCAGGTTGAGcaagaaaaacaaaagctTCGG CCGATGAGCGATCGCGCTCCATACGCTTTGAGTCTTCCTGGCGACAGGCAGAGGATTTGGCTGCGAGCAGTAATTTTGAACTGGAGAGGCTAA